From a single Pasteurella atlantica genomic region:
- the dsbC gene encoding bifunctional protein-disulfide isomerase/oxidoreductase DsbC yields the protein MKKSLLVCLGLFIVSNVFANNTKLQTQLEEMGAKNIQISDSVLPNFKSVISDQGVIQISNDGRFIIQGSILEFKNDKVTDITYKPLMPELENLKDEMIIFPAKNEKYVVSVFTDISCGYCRLLHSEMQEYNDLGITIRYLAFPRAGLKSQTARQMEAIWAAKDKNYALTQAKNGKLPQTLATPKMINKQYDLGVKFGIRGTPNMITSKGEVIAGYVAPKELLKMLQE from the coding sequence ATGAAAAAAAGTTTACTTGTTTGTTTAGGGTTATTTATTGTTAGCAATGTATTTGCTAATAATACAAAATTACAAACACAGTTAGAAGAAATGGGTGCTAAAAATATTCAAATTAGTGATTCTGTGTTGCCAAACTTTAAATCTGTTATTTCAGATCAAGGAGTGATACAAATTAGTAACGATGGACGTTTTATTATTCAAGGTTCTATTTTAGAATTTAAGAATGATAAGGTAACAGATATTACCTATAAACCATTAATGCCAGAGCTGGAAAACTTAAAAGATGAAATGATCATTTTTCCCGCTAAAAATGAAAAATATGTGGTTTCTGTATTTACAGATATCAGTTGTGGTTACTGTCGATTACTTCATTCAGAAATGCAGGAATATAATGATTTAGGTATAACTATTCGTTATCTAGCATTTCCTCGTGCTGGGTTAAAAAGCCAAACCGCTCGTCAAATGGAAGCGATTTGGGCAGCAAAAGATAAAAATTATGCGTTAACTCAAGCAAAAAATGGAAAATTACCTCAGACATTAGCCACACCTAAAATGATTAATAAGCAATATGATTTAGGTGTGAAGTTTGGCATTAGAGGAACACCAAATATGATTACGTCTAAAGGTGAAGTCATAGCAGGTTATGTCGCACCAAAAGAATTACTCAAAATGTTACAAGAATAA
- a CDS encoding peptidoglycan DD-metalloendopeptidase family protein gives MFFLLSLSIFFAFKKQDQDIVIQEQAIISSDDIFVNESLIDQVIDISDELVKATIPISEDLVGKDVVTEGVNSPLENNSDPEEFDYTVKVGETLNDVFEQFGLDQSISKDLIKKYPKLSHLKSKQQIYLVVENNKLKHMSWFVSEKEEHIFDREKDGDYSYKEILKKGVWKKELLKGEIEGNLSVSLQKLGISLRQISQLATGLKPQLSLKRLRKGDEFVVLANCEYVDNKRITVGEIEGFRLTRGKEDYYAIKATNGRYYGKNGAVQNKTKFSRYPLRFKPRVTSRFNPYRRHPITRRVRPHKGVDFGVKTGTLIIAPADGIVSVVAYQRRGAGKYIKIQHNKKYATVYMHLSRQLVKRGQRVKKGQRIGYSGNTGRSTGPHLHYEFHINGRAVNPMTVRLPGVNANSTMSNKERKIFLAKAKRIIKKLK, from the coding sequence GTGTTTTTTTTATTATCGTTGAGTATTTTTTTTGCATTTAAAAAGCAAGATCAAGATATAGTCATACAAGAACAAGCCATTATTAGTAGTGATGATATTTTTGTTAATGAAAGTTTGATTGATCAAGTTATAGATATTTCTGATGAATTAGTAAAAGCAACAATCCCTATATCAGAGGATTTGGTTGGAAAAGACGTTGTAACGGAAGGTGTAAATAGTCCTTTAGAAAATAATTCTGATCCTGAAGAATTTGATTATACAGTTAAAGTAGGTGAAACATTAAATGATGTTTTTGAACAATTTGGTTTAGACCAAAGTATTTCAAAAGATTTAATTAAAAAATATCCTAAACTTTCTCATTTGAAATCAAAACAACAGATTTATTTAGTGGTTGAGAATAATAAATTAAAACATATGAGTTGGTTTGTTTCTGAGAAAGAAGAGCATATTTTTGATCGAGAGAAAGATGGCGATTATTCATATAAAGAAATACTGAAGAAAGGTGTGTGGAAAAAAGAGTTATTAAAAGGCGAAATTGAGGGGAATTTAAGTGTAAGCTTACAAAAATTGGGGATATCGTTACGTCAAATTAGTCAATTAGCAACAGGCTTAAAACCACAATTATCATTAAAAAGACTTCGAAAAGGGGATGAGTTTGTTGTTTTGGCAAATTGTGAATATGTTGATAATAAGCGTATTACGGTAGGAGAGATTGAAGGTTTTCGTCTGACTCGAGGAAAAGAAGATTATTATGCGATTAAAGCTACTAATGGACGTTACTATGGTAAAAATGGTGCCGTACAAAATAAAACAAAATTTTCTCGTTATCCGTTACGTTTTAAACCTCGAGTGACCTCAAGATTTAACCCATATCGCCGTCATCCAATTACTCGTAGAGTACGACCTCATAAAGGGGTAGATTTTGGTGTTAAAACTGGAACATTAATTATTGCACCTGCCGATGGTATTGTTTCAGTCGTTGCTTATCAGCGTCGAGGAGCGGGTAAATATATAAAAATTCAACATAATAAAAAATATGCAACAGTTTATATGCACTTAAGTCGTCAATTAGTGAAGCGAGGGCAACGAGTGAAGAAAGGACAACGTATTGGTTATTCTGGAAACACAGGGCGTTCAACAGGTCCTCATTTACATTATGAATTTCATATTAATGGCAGAGCAGTAAACCCTATGACAGTCAGGTTACCGGGAGTTAATGCTAACTCTACAATGTCAAATAAAGAACGAAAAATATTTTTAGCAAAAGCTAAACGTATAATAAAGAAATTAAAATAG
- the znuC gene encoding zinc ABC transporter ATP-binding protein ZnuC, with translation MTKITPLISLKNINVYFNAQHILQNIHLDIYPNTITTIVGPNGGGKSTLLKVLLKLLSPNSGEVIHVKGLKIGYVPQKLHIENSMPISVERFLALKPQCTKVMIQEVLALFSINHLAKNSLQKLSGGEMQRVLLARAMLNKPQLLVLDEPMQGVDITGQAELYQLLNKMRSMLNCAILMVSHDLNIVMANTDEVLCINHHICCSGTPEKITNDPKFIDFFGDQFAKNIAVYSHHHNHHHDLHGDVCTDCHCKN, from the coding sequence ATGACTAAAATCACACCGCTTATTTCATTAAAAAATATTAATGTTTATTTTAATGCTCAGCATATATTACAAAATATTCATTTAGATATTTATCCGAATACCATTACCACTATCGTTGGTCCAAATGGTGGAGGAAAATCAACTTTATTGAAAGTATTATTAAAATTGCTTTCACCAAACTCAGGTGAAGTTATTCACGTAAAGGGGTTAAAAATTGGTTATGTACCACAAAAACTGCATATTGAAAATTCAATGCCAATTAGTGTTGAACGATTTCTGGCGTTAAAACCCCAGTGTACAAAAGTAATGATTCAAGAAGTTTTAGCTCTATTTTCTATTAATCACCTTGCTAAAAATAGTTTACAAAAACTTTCTGGTGGCGAAATGCAACGTGTGTTGTTAGCTCGTGCAATGTTAAATAAACCCCAACTCTTAGTGCTTGATGAACCTATGCAAGGCGTTGATATAACAGGACAAGCCGAACTTTATCAATTACTCAATAAAATGCGTTCAATGTTAAACTGTGCCATTTTAATGGTTTCTCACGATCTTAACATCGTAATGGCAAATACTGATGAAGTACTCTGTATTAATCATCATATTTGTTGTTCTGGAACACCTGAAAAAATTACCAACGACCCCAAATTTATTGATTTTTTTGGGGATCAATTTGCGAAAAATATTGCGGTTTACTCACATCATCACAACCATCATCACGATCTGCACGGCGATGTTTGTACTGATTGTCATTGTAAAAATTAA
- the znuB gene encoding zinc ABC transporter permease subunit ZnuB, protein MFEILLPAWLAGILLSFITAPLGSFVVWRKMAYFGDTLSHSALLGVALGIFLEIDPYIAVIIMTVILALLLVWLEHRTNFAIDTMLGIIAHSSLSLGVITISLLDNVRVDLMGYLFGDLLAIDFYDLKIIAIGVLFIALLLILFWKKLLSITINPELAQIEGLKVAQLRLLLMLLTALTIALSMKFVGALIITSLLIIPSATARRFAKSPEQMTAYAILFSILSVSGGLLFSAFKDTPAGPSVVICAACLFGLSLWKKDA, encoded by the coding sequence ATGTTTGAAATTCTACTTCCTGCTTGGCTTGCTGGCATACTACTTTCCTTTATTACTGCTCCTTTAGGATCCTTTGTAGTATGGCGAAAAATGGCTTATTTTGGTGATACTCTCTCTCACTCTGCTCTACTCGGTGTTGCTTTAGGCATTTTTTTAGAAATTGACCCTTACATTGCGGTTATTATAATGACAGTTATTCTTGCACTACTTTTAGTTTGGCTTGAACATCGAACTAATTTTGCGATAGATACTATGCTGGGCATCATCGCTCATAGTAGCCTCTCTTTAGGGGTTATCACAATTAGTTTACTGGATAATGTACGAGTAGATTTAATGGGGTATCTATTTGGTGATCTACTCGCCATCGATTTTTATGATCTCAAAATTATTGCCATTGGTGTTTTGTTTATTGCTCTATTATTGATATTATTTTGGAAAAAATTACTCTCAATAACAATTAACCCTGAGCTTGCTCAAATTGAAGGATTAAAAGTAGCACAACTCCGTTTATTACTAATGCTTTTAACTGCTTTAACAATTGCATTAAGTATGAAATTTGTCGGTGCATTAATTATTACTTCGTTGCTTATTATCCCTTCTGCAACAGCAAGAAGATTTGCAAAAAGTCCTGAACAAATGACCGCTTATGCGATACTTTTTAGTATTTTATCTGTCTCTGGTGGTTTATTATTCTCTGCCTTTAAAGATACACCAGCAGGTCCATCTGTTGTTATTTGTGCTGCTTGTTTATTTGGTTTATCTTTATGGAAAAAAGATGCTTAA
- the tcdA gene encoding tRNA cyclic N6-threonylcarbamoyladenosine(37) synthase TcdA, with product MTRIDNYDQRFGGIGRLYTPQGLEKLRQSHICVIGIGGVGSWAVEALARSGIGKITLIDMDDICVTNINRQIHALSGQIGNLKTEAMQERIKLINPECEVQIIDDFLTKDNLSDYLMRGYDYVIDAIDSVQTKAALIAYCKRNKIKLITTGGAGGQTDPAQIQIADLSKTIQDPLASKVRNILRKEYNFSTNPKRKFGIDCVFSTQPLIFPKMSEGCEVSATMNCANGFGATTVVTATFGFFAVSRVIDKLLKQI from the coding sequence ATGACTAGAATAGACAACTACGATCAACGTTTTGGCGGTATTGGTCGTCTTTATACGCCACAAGGATTAGAAAAATTACGTCAATCGCATATTTGTGTGATCGGCATTGGTGGTGTGGGTTCGTGGGCGGTGGAAGCATTGGCTCGTTCAGGGATTGGCAAGATTACCTTGATTGATATGGACGATATTTGCGTCACCAATATCAATCGCCAAATTCACGCACTTTCTGGGCAAATAGGCAACCTAAAAACCGAGGCAATGCAAGAGCGTATCAAGTTGATTAACCCTGAATGTGAAGTGCAAATTATCGATGATTTTCTAACCAAAGATAATTTGAGCGACTATTTAATGCGTGGTTATGATTATGTGATTGATGCGATCGATAGCGTGCAAACCAAAGCAGCGTTGATTGCTTATTGCAAACGCAATAAAATTAAATTGATTACTACTGGTGGAGCAGGTGGTCAAACCGATCCAGCACAAATCCAAATTGCTGATTTAAGCAAGACGATCCAAGATCCTCTAGCCTCAAAAGTGCGTAATATTTTGCGTAAAGAGTATAATTTCAGCACGAATCCAAAACGCAAATTTGGGATTGATTGCGTGTTTTCAACTCAGCCGTTGATTTTTCCCAAAATGAGCGAAGGTTGTGAAGTGTCAGCAACAATGAATTGTGCCAATGGTTTTGGAGCGACAACGGTGGTGACTGCCACTTTTGGATTTTTTGCGGTAAGTCGTGTAATTGATAAACTTTTAAAGCAGATTTAA
- the adk gene encoding adenylate kinase, which produces MKIILLGAPGAGKGTQAQFIMNKFGIPQISTGDMFRAAIKAGTELGKQAKALMDEGKLVPDELTVALVRDRIAQPDCEKGFLLDGFPRTIPQADALKESGVAIDFVLEFDVADEVIVERMSGRRVHQPSGRTYHVVYNPPKVEGKDDVTGEDLIIRQDDKPETVLDRLAIYHKQTKPLVEYYGKEAQAGNTKYFKLDGTKKVEEVSAELDKILG; this is translated from the coding sequence ATGAAAATTATTTTATTAGGTGCACCGGGTGCAGGAAAAGGAACACAAGCACAATTTATTATGAATAAATTTGGTATCCCACAAATCTCAACTGGGGATATGTTCCGTGCAGCAATCAAAGCTGGTACTGAATTAGGTAAACAAGCAAAAGCGTTAATGGACGAAGGTAAATTAGTACCCGATGAATTAACCGTTGCATTAGTGCGTGATCGTATCGCACAACCAGATTGTGAAAAAGGTTTCTTATTAGACGGTTTCCCTCGCACAATCCCACAAGCAGACGCATTAAAAGAATCAGGTGTTGCGATTGATTTCGTTTTAGAATTTGACGTGGCTGATGAAGTGATCGTTGAGCGTATGAGCGGTCGTCGTGTACACCAACCTTCTGGACGTACTTATCACGTGGTTTACAATCCACCAAAAGTAGAAGGTAAAGATGACGTAACAGGCGAAGATTTAATTATCCGCCAAGACGATAAACCTGAAACCGTATTAGATCGTTTAGCGATTTATCACAAACAAACTAAACCATTAGTGGAATACTATGGTAAAGAAGCACAAGCAGGCAACACAAAATACTTCAAGCTAGATGGTACGAAGAAAGTGGAAGAAGTCAGTGCTGAATTGGATAAGATTTTAGGTTAA
- a CDS encoding aminoacyl-histidine dipeptidase, translating to MSEISSLSPSLLWKWFDKVCEIPHPSYHEEQLAHFIVDWAKSQSLFAERDEVGNVLIRKPATKGMENRQKVVLQAHLDMVPQANEGTDHNFTKDPIQPYIDGEWVTAKNTTLGADNGIGLASCLAVLESNDIAHPDLEVLLTMTEETGMAGAVGLRPNWLQGDILINTDTEDNGEIYVGCAGGEDASFDIPVQYEDNKFDTAIQISLKGLRGGHSGCDIHTTRGNAIKLMVRFLEALKQQVEFQLIDIQGGSVRNAIPREAVTSIAFFAKNNDNVTAFIKQFEAKLQQELAIAEPNLVFLVEEIQPAQQIFTQKSTTTVINTLNILPNGIIRNSDVVEGVVETSLSTGVLKTENNQVSAIILVRSLVEEGKIEVQGKLRALAELVGARVTFSGSYPGWNPDPNSKITPITKQVYDKLLGYESKIKVIHAGLECGLLKKAYPNIDMVSIGPTIRNAHSPDEKAHIPAVQIYWDLLIELLKNIPTAA from the coding sequence ATGTCAGAAATATCTAGTCTTTCTCCTTCATTACTTTGGAAATGGTTTGATAAAGTTTGTGAAATTCCACATCCATCTTACCACGAAGAACAATTAGCTCACTTTATTGTAGATTGGGCAAAATCTCAATCACTCTTTGCTGAACGTGATGAAGTGGGTAATGTATTAATCCGTAAACCTGCAACAAAAGGAATGGAAAATCGCCAAAAAGTGGTATTACAAGCTCATTTAGATATGGTGCCTCAAGCCAATGAAGGCACAGATCATAATTTTACCAAAGATCCAATCCAACCTTATATTGATGGAGAATGGGTTACTGCAAAAAATACCACGCTTGGTGCTGATAATGGTATTGGTTTAGCCTCTTGTTTAGCCGTATTAGAAAGTAATGATATCGCTCACCCTGATTTAGAAGTATTGCTCACAATGACGGAAGAAACAGGTATGGCAGGAGCGGTGGGTTTACGCCCGAATTGGTTACAAGGTGATATTTTAATTAATACAGACACTGAAGATAATGGTGAAATTTATGTCGGTTGTGCAGGAGGAGAAGACGCTAGTTTTGATATCCCAGTGCAATACGAAGACAATAAATTTGATACAGCAATACAAATATCTCTTAAAGGGCTACGAGGCGGTCACTCTGGATGTGATATTCATACCACCAGAGGAAATGCCATTAAATTAATGGTACGTTTCTTAGAAGCACTTAAGCAACAAGTTGAATTTCAACTTATTGATATTCAAGGAGGAAGTGTTCGTAATGCCATTCCTCGTGAAGCGGTGACTTCCATTGCATTTTTTGCAAAAAATAATGACAATGTGACCGCTTTCATTAAGCAATTTGAAGCGAAGTTACAACAAGAATTAGCTATTGCTGAACCTAATTTAGTGTTCTTAGTTGAAGAAATTCAACCTGCTCAACAAATCTTTACTCAAAAAAGCACAACTACCGTCATCAATACATTAAATATTCTGCCTAATGGAATTATTCGTAATAGCGATGTGGTTGAAGGTGTGGTAGAAACCTCATTGAGTACAGGGGTACTAAAAACGGAAAATAATCAAGTTTCTGCTATTATTTTAGTGCGTTCATTAGTTGAAGAAGGTAAGATTGAAGTTCAAGGAAAATTAAGAGCTTTAGCGGAATTGGTCGGTGCACGCGTGACATTTTCTGGTAGCTATCCGGGTTGGAATCCTGATCCTAATTCAAAAATCACTCCTATTACAAAGCAGGTTTATGATAAATTATTAGGTTATGAATCTAAAATTAAGGTGATCCACGCAGGGCTTGAATGTGGTTTATTGAAAAAAGCCTATCCAAATATTGATATGGTTTCAATTGGTCCAACAATCCGTAATGCTCATTCACCAGATGAAAAAGCCCATATTCCTGCTGTTCAAATTTATTGGGATTTATTAATTGAGTTGTTGAAAAATATTCCAACAGCCGCTTAA
- a CDS encoding ribonucleoside-diphosphate reductase subunit alpha, with translation MTYSNTPYSNTERPDFDWLNEDSRLFLQRGYLLEGTTALERIRYIADHAEQKLNIKGFADKFYHYMARGYFSLSSPIWSNFGLDRGLPISCFGSYIGDSIADIMSTVAEVGMMSKIGGGTSAYFGDIRPRGSNISHNGKSDGSFNFSKLFDTTIDVISQGTSRKGQFAGYIDIEHADIEEWLDIHTEGNPIQLMYYGVCVGHEWLESMKAGDPYKRQKWAKILQRKTETGIPYLFFKDNANAGRPDVYKDKNMNIHASNLCTEIMLPSNTQESFVCCLSSMNLLYFDEWKETDAPEVLTYFLDAVMSEFIEKSATVPFLDKANCFAKRHRALGLGVLGWHSYLQANHIAFDSFEAMQKNNEIFKTLQQKTLKASQELATLFGEPEILQGYGRRNTTLMSIAPTKSSSFILGSVSPSIEPFKSNYYVKDLAKIKMVYKNPFLEKLLKEKDLDNEKIWESILVNDGSVQHLTELSEHEKDVFKTFSEISQLSVIQQAAQRQAYIDQGQSINLMVHPNTPARDLNQLYLTAEELGVKSIYYQYSMSAAQVFNRNLLSCSSCEG, from the coding sequence ATGACTTATTCTAATACCCCTTATTCAAATACAGAGCGACCAGATTTTGACTGGTTAAATGAAGACAGCCGTTTATTTTTACAACGTGGTTACTTGCTTGAAGGCACAACCGCTTTAGAGCGTATTCGTTATATTGCTGATCACGCAGAACAAAAGCTAAATATTAAAGGCTTTGCCGATAAATTTTATCACTATATGGCACGTGGTTATTTTTCTCTTTCTTCGCCGATTTGGTCTAATTTTGGTTTAGATCGAGGACTACCGATTTCTTGCTTTGGCAGTTATATTGGGGATTCTATCGCTGATATTATGTCCACTGTTGCGGAAGTCGGAATGATGAGCAAAATAGGTGGTGGCACATCAGCCTACTTTGGCGATATTCGTCCTCGTGGTAGCAATATTAGTCACAATGGTAAATCCGATGGCTCATTTAATTTTAGCAAATTATTCGACACCACCATTGATGTGATTTCACAAGGCACTTCTCGAAAAGGGCAGTTTGCGGGCTACATTGATATTGAACACGCCGATATTGAAGAATGGTTGGATATTCACACCGAAGGCAATCCGATTCAGTTAATGTATTATGGCGTTTGTGTGGGTCACGAGTGGCTTGAATCAATGAAAGCAGGCGACCCTTATAAACGTCAGAAATGGGCAAAAATTTTACAACGCAAAACAGAAACGGGTATTCCTTATCTTTTCTTTAAAGACAATGCGAATGCAGGGCGACCAGATGTTTATAAAGATAAAAATATGAATATCCACGCCTCTAATTTGTGTACTGAAATTATGTTGCCATCAAACACACAAGAAAGTTTTGTGTGTTGTTTATCATCAATGAATTTGCTCTATTTTGATGAATGGAAAGAGACTGACGCACCAGAAGTGCTGACTTATTTCTTAGACGCAGTAATGAGTGAATTTATTGAAAAAAGTGCAACTGTTCCTTTTTTAGATAAAGCAAATTGTTTTGCAAAACGTCATCGAGCGTTAGGCTTAGGTGTTTTGGGGTGGCATAGTTATTTACAAGCAAATCATATTGCTTTTGATAGTTTTGAAGCAATGCAAAAAAATAATGAGATTTTTAAAACGCTACAACAAAAAACCTTAAAAGCCTCCCAAGAATTAGCGACACTTTTTGGCGAGCCTGAAATTTTACAAGGTTATGGTCGCCGTAATACCACGTTGATGAGTATTGCACCGACGAAATCTAGTAGCTTTATTTTAGGTAGTGTATCGCCATCTATTGAGCCGTTTAAATCGAATTACTATGTCAAAGATTTAGCGAAAATCAAAATGGTGTATAAAAATCCGTTCTTAGAAAAATTACTCAAAGAAAAAGACCTAGATAACGAAAAAATCTGGGAAAGTATTTTAGTGAATGATGGTTCGGTGCAACATTTAACCGAGCTTTCTGAACACGAAAAAGATGTCTTTAAAACCTTCTCGGAAATTAGCCAATTAAGTGTTATTCAGCAAGCGGCACAGCGTCAGGCGTATATTGATCAAGGGCAGAGCATTAACCTAATGGTGCATCCAAATACGCCAGCAAGAGATTTGAACCAACTTTATTTAACGGCGGAAGAATTAGGGGTAAAATCTATTTATTATCAATATAGTATGAGTGCGGCACAGGTGTTTAATCGTAACTTGCTAAGTTGTAGCAGTTGTGAGGGGTAA
- a CDS encoding ribonucleotide-diphosphate reductase subunit beta gives MSRNLFEKRIQIKPYEYPELLEFKDAIRHSYWLHTEFNFSSDIQDYKTVINQKERSVLTRSMLAISQIEVNVKRFWGDLYRYFPKPEIDDVGGTFAESEVRHKDAYSFLLEKLGLNEMFANITEIQPLMDRINYMEEFMREKEMGKEQFVLSLVLFSLFVEHISLFGQFLVIMSFNKHKNLFKGISNAVEATSKEEEIHGRFGIALYEILRDEHSELFSDDFYAELKGLANQALEAERSILAWIFEEGDLDFIDFKTVENYIMNRYNHSLSTLGLEAPYQVNEELLKETQWFDIEILSGKETDFFNKRSTDYSKKMKQITADDLF, from the coding sequence ATGTCAAGAAACCTTTTTGAAAAACGTATTCAAATTAAACCTTATGAATACCCTGAATTACTCGAATTTAAAGATGCTATTCGCCATTCTTACTGGTTGCATACGGAATTTAATTTTTCAAGTGATATTCAAGATTATAAAACCGTTATCAATCAAAAAGAACGCAGTGTTTTAACCCGTTCAATGCTAGCCATTTCTCAAATTGAAGTGAATGTAAAACGTTTTTGGGGCGATTTATATCGTTATTTTCCAAAACCTGAAATTGATGATGTGGGTGGGACTTTTGCAGAAAGTGAAGTTCGCCACAAAGATGCTTATTCTTTCTTGCTTGAAAAATTAGGCTTGAATGAAATGTTTGCAAATATTACAGAAATCCAACCGCTTATGGATCGCATCAATTATATGGAAGAATTTATGCGAGAAAAAGAGATGGGTAAAGAGCAGTTTGTACTCTCTTTGGTACTATTTTCTCTGTTTGTTGAGCATATTTCATTATTTGGACAGTTTTTAGTGATTATGTCATTTAATAAACATAAAAATTTATTTAAAGGGATTTCGAATGCGGTTGAAGCCACCTCAAAAGAAGAAGAAATTCACGGACGTTTTGGAATTGCACTTTATGAAATTTTACGTGATGAACACAGTGAATTATTTAGTGATGATTTTTATGCAGAATTAAAAGGCTTAGCAAATCAAGCTTTAGAGGCAGAACGCAGTATTCTTGCGTGGATTTTTGAAGAGGGTGATCTTGATTTTATTGATTTTAAAACCGTCGAAAATTACATAATGAACCGTTATAACCATTCACTTTCAACCTTAGGGCTTGAAGCCCCTTATCAAGTGAATGAAGAGCTATTAAAAGAAACCCAGTGGTTTGATATTGAAATTTTATCTGGTAAAGAGACCGATTTCTTTAACAAACGTAGTACCGATTACAGCAAAAAAATGAAGCAGATTACCGCCGATGACTTATTCTAA
- the rnhB gene encoding ribonuclease HII, with protein sequence MQENTFIYPKAHLIAGVDEVGRGPLVGAVVTAAVILDPNNPIKGLNDSKKLSEKRREELAKEIKQKALCWSLGRAEPEEIDQINILNATMLAMQKAVQGLSLQPDFVLVDGNRTPNFSMPSEAIIKGDGLVAEISAASILAKVTRDNEMRELDKQFPEYGFAKHKGYPTKLHFEKLAEFGVTPFHRKSFSPVAKILQHV encoded by the coding sequence ATGCAAGAAAATACCTTTATTTATCCAAAAGCACATCTAATTGCAGGTGTTGATGAAGTAGGACGAGGACCTTTAGTTGGTGCCGTAGTTACTGCTGCAGTTATACTTGATCCGAACAACCCAATCAAAGGATTAAATGATTCTAAAAAGCTGTCTGAAAAACGCCGAGAAGAATTAGCAAAAGAAATTAAACAAAAAGCATTATGCTGGTCTTTAGGACGTGCAGAACCAGAAGAAATTGATCAAATCAATATTTTAAATGCCACAATGCTAGCAATGCAAAAAGCCGTACAAGGGCTTAGTTTACAACCTGACTTTGTACTCGTTGATGGTAATCGTACGCCTAATTTTTCAATGCCCTCCGAAGCAATTATAAAAGGAGATGGCTTGGTTGCTGAAATTAGTGCAGCCTCTATTTTAGCAAAAGTCACCCGTGATAACGAAATGAGAGAATTGGATAAACAGTTTCCTGAATATGGTTTTGCCAAACACAAAGGTTACCCAACTAAACTCCATTTTGAAAAACTAGCAGAATTTGGAGTAACACCTTTTCATCGCAAAAGTTTTTCACCTGTTGCTAAAATTTTACAGCACGTTTGA
- a CDS encoding YrhK family protein, which yields MMNLGLKQQHIIIQRRYEILGAINDLFIAIWFLIGSFFFLSDSLVTSGTWLFIVGSAQLLIKPTLKLISLIHVKKVYEKQVNASIGTGSAVV from the coding sequence ATGATGAATTTAGGTTTAAAACAACAACATATCATTATTCAGCGACGATATGAAATATTAGGAGCAATTAACGATTTGTTTATTGCAATTTGGTTTTTAATTGGAAGTTTTTTCTTTTTATCCGATTCTTTGGTGACAAGTGGTACTTGGCTATTTATTGTGGGAAGTGCTCAATTATTGATTAAACCTACTTTAAAACTGATTAGTTTAATTCACGTGAAAAAAGTTTATGAGAAACAGGTTAACGCTTCGATAGGTACAGGTTCAGCAGTCGTATAA
- a CDS encoding YcgN family cysteine cluster protein yields the protein MNNAEWEALCDGCGKCCYRKYIQGRGKREKLYFTRIACNQLDVETGRCMNYMTRFQLEDDCTKLTKRNLPDFKWLPSTCAYRLLYEGKSLFDWHPLISNNPHSVKNADILIKNGIHEKDVIDWFEFVIDEE from the coding sequence ATGAATAATGCTGAATGGGAAGCATTATGTGATGGTTGCGGTAAGTGTTGTTATCGTAAGTATATTCAAGGACGAGGTAAACGAGAAAAACTCTATTTTACTCGGATCGCCTGTAATCAGCTTGATGTGGAAACAGGGCGATGTATGAATTATATGACACGTTTTCAATTAGAGGATGATTGCACGAAACTCACTAAAAGAAACCTACCTGATTTTAAATGGTTACCCTCAACCTGTGCCTATCGCTTACTTTACGAGGGGAAATCGTTGTTTGATTGGCATCCTTTAATTTCTAATAATCCGCATTCAGTTAAAAATGCGGATATCTTAATTAAAAATGGTATTCACGAAAAAGATGTGATTGATTGGTTTGAGTTTGTGATTGACGAAGAATAA